A segment of the Paraburkholderia fungorum genome:
AAGTGACCGGGCGTAGATACTCAAGCTGCAACCGCGCCTGCACGCCGGTGCCGATGATGCCAATGCCGTGAACCTCAGGCGGCGCAAGTACACGTGCCGCAAGCTGTCCGGCGATAGCCGTGCGCACGCAGGTCAGCCAGCCTTCATCCTGCAGTAATGCGACGGGTGCACCTGTCCTTGCCGAGAAGAGCATGACAAGTCCACTATTGCTAGGCAAGCCAGCAGCGGGGTTGTTGTAAAAGCCAGAAGACACCTTCACCGCGAAAGTATCGGCCCCGTCGACATAGGCCGACTTGATGCAGCATTCGCCGTTAATCGCTTCGAACTGGAAGTTCTGAATCGGCGGCACCTGGGTCGTCTTGCGCGAATAGGCGATGAAGCCCTGCTCAACCATGCGCACAGCACGCTCCATATCGAAGCGCGCAATGATTTCGTCTTTCGTCCAGATTTTCACTTTACGGCCTCGATGAATTTGTTCAGCATGATGTTCCGACCGCACAGTACAACAGCCACCGCGCGTCCCTGATAGCGGGGCGCCAGACGAAGCAGCGAAGCCAGCGCGACGCCCGCGGCACCTTCCACCATAAAGCGGTCGGTCTGAGCGAGCAGTTTCATCGCAGCGCTGATTTCTTCCTCGGTCACAAGGTCAGTGTCCGAAATCACCTTCTGGCCAATGCCAAAAGTAATCGTGTCCGGCTCGATGCCGCCCGCCGTGCCATCGGAAATCGTGTCGCGCTCTTCGACTTCGATAATCTCGCCCGCTTTCAGGGAGCTATAGAGTGCGGTGGAGTTGGCCGGCCAGCAGCCGATGACTTCTGTCTCCGGGCTCAGGTGCTGGATGGCCGTCCCTACCCCCGAAATCAGCCCGCCCCCGCCGACAGAAGCGAAAACCGCAGCCAGGTCGATGCCGGCCGCGCGCGCCTGCTCGCTCAACTCGACCCCGATGGTGCCCTGCCCTGCAATGACGTCGATGTCGTTGTACGGGGACACGAAAGTCATGCCCTTGAGTTTCGCCTGCCGACCCGCTTCAAGTTCGACCGCAAGTGACGTGTCATCGATTGTGATGACTTCGGCTCCCAGCGCGCGGATGGCGTCAAGCTTGATTGCCGACGCAGAGCTCGTCGCATAGACCGTGACCGGCACTCCCGCGAGCTTGCCCGCGAGCGCCACACCCTGACCGTGGTTGCCGCTCGAGACAGTCAGCACACCGTTGCGGCGGGTCGCTTCGTCGAGCAGACGAACTTTGTTGGACGCACCGCGGAACTTGAACGAGCCGGTTAGTTGGAGATGCTCGCACTTCAGATACACCTCGTAGCCGGTCACCTTCGAAAGCATCGGACTGTGCGAAAGCGGCGTCACCGCAACTTGTGGGCGAATGGCGCGATGCGCCTCTTCAATCCGCTGAAATAAATCGTTTGTCACCCGTTACCTCTCAAATCTTTCAGATGGTTGAAAACTGTGGCACGCCCCATCGACAGCAGCTTCGCCACGTAATTTGCCGCGCTTTTTCCCTTGAATGCACCCTCTTCATGGAGTGCCTCGACGAGTGCGCGCTTATGCTCTCGCGTGAGCATGGACAGCGTGAGCTTACGTTCCTGTAGCCAGTGATTCAGAAAGACGTTCACCCGGTCCTGCCAGTCGTCGTGAAAGAGCTTCTCGGGTTGCGGCTGAAGCACAGTGCTCGACACCAGCAACTCAAGCGCCTGCTTCGCCTGTTCCAGGGCCGCCAGATGGAAGTTGATGCACATCACACCGATGGGCTCTCCCGCTTCAGTGCGCACGACAACGCTGGTCGACCGGACCTTGCGACCATCCCAGCCAAGCTTCTCGTAGGGGCCAATGACCGTCTCCCGGTCATCGAACTCAATATCGTCGAGGGCTGAGTCGTCCCCCAGTTCACGCCTGGACTGGTTGTTCGCGACGTAGACCACGGTCTGCGTCGCAAGGTTATGGAGCACAACTTCCGTGTACGGCGGAAACAGCATTGCGATGCCGTCGGCCACTGCGCAATAGGGTGCGAGCGGTCCAAGCGATATCTTCCGGTTGGCTCGTCGGGCTCCGGTCTTCGGAGCCTGCTTTGCCTGCTTCACGGAATGATTGGAACCGTTCGTCGAAGTGTTTGCTCTGGTCATGACATAGCCTTTTTGGAATGCGGAATGCGCATGCAGCATGCCGCACTTGCGGCTCAATGCACGGCGAGGTCCACGGTGAAATACTTTTTCAGAAGTTGCTGGTAGGTGCCGTCGCGCTTCAGCTCTGCAAATGCGCCGTTAAGCGCGTCAAGTAACTCATGGTCACCCTTGCGCACGCCGATACCGACACCTGTTCCGATGATTTTCGCATCATTGACAGAGTGGCCAGCAAAGACGAAGTCTTTCCCATGCGCCTGGTTCAGGAAGCCGAGACTGGCGGCCGTCGCATCGACGAAAGTCGCCTCAATGCGGCCCGCAACCAGGTCGTCGTACACCTGGTCCTGTGTCTGATAGCTTTCCACGTCCACGTTCTTCGGCGCCCACATCTGCTTGGCGTACTGCTCCTGGATGGAGCCTTGGAGCACGCCTACCTTATGTCCTGCCAGCGATTCCGCGTTCGGCTGCAACGTGCTGCCTTTCTTCGCCACCAACTGCGCCGGTGTCAGATAGAGCGGGACTGTAAAGTCCACCTGTTCGGCGCGCTTGGCATTGATGTTCATGGCGGAATCGATAGCGTCGAACTTGCGTGCCTTGAGGGCAGGAATCAAGCCGTCAAACGAGTTCTCCACCCACACACACTTTGCCTTGAGTTGTGCACAAAGTGCATTGCCGAGGTCGATATCAAAGCCCTGGAGCTGGCCGGTCGCCGTTTTGGATTCAAACGGGGGATACGCGGCTTCGACGCCAAAGCGGATTGTCGAAAATTCCTTTGCTTGTGCCGAAAACGAAAACGCGCTCATAAACAACGCGAACACGGCTACCGCACGCAATGCCTGCTGCCTCATGACCAACCTCACTCTCTCGTGGAAGACCAAATAAACGACCGTAATATCGGTTTCGGCAGCATCTGGGGGTAATCCCCACACCGCGAGCGGTGGCTCAGTGTATGGGCAGGTATGTTGCTGAATCTGTACCGATGGGTATAGACTAGACTTTATGGTATAAATGGTCAAGGGTCTTTGAATAGCGCTCAATCCTCATGTCAAGGTGGGCTTGCGAGGGGTGCTGTCTTTGGGCCGGTCTAATAGACCGGCTGCCAGGACATTCCATAACCCGGACTTTTTAGTCTAATTCTCGGGCTGCCTCGCGACGGGCAGCGCAGAGGTCCAAATCAATCAGGATGAAGGCGGGGGTTTTATGGGACGGCTGAACATCAACTGGGAGCGCGAAGGCCGACAAGCGGCCTACCTCGAACTGCCGAGCTCAACGAATGCGAGCGCTTGGCAGAACCTGCGCATACCAGTCTTTTACTTCCGTGGCGGTGAGGGTCCACGAACACTTCTGATTGGCGGGAGTCATGGCGACGAGTACGAAAGCCAGGTGGCATTGTCAAAGCTCGCGCATGGCCTCGACCCGAACGTCGTGCTCGGGTCGATTATCATCATTCCGTCGCTGAACCTGCCAGCGGCGCTTGCAAGAGCGCGCCTATCCCCACTTGATGGAGGCAATCTGAATCGTGAGTTTCCGGGTGATGCGCGAGGAACGGTGACGCAGCGCCTTGCACACTTCGTGACTCATGAGTTGGTGCCGCGCGTCGACAATGTGGTCGACCTGCATTCGGGCGGGCGAACCCTACAGTTTCTCCCTTGTACTTTCATCCACGAACAATCAGATGCTGCGCGCACCGACGCCTTTCTCGCGGCCGCCCAAAGCTTTGGAGCGCCGCTGACCGTCATCCTTCGCGAAGACCATGCGGACGTCATGCTCGATGACGTCGTCGAACGCGCCGGAAAATTGATGCTGGCAAGTGAGCTGGGTGGCAGTGCGTTGGTGACGCCGGATACCGTCCAACTCGCGTCTGATGGGCTGTTGCGACTTCTGAAGCATCTGGGACATTTAAGTGGTGACCACTCCCAGCCCATGGTTGCAGCGCCTTCGAGGGTGGTCTCCGTGCCAGGGCCGGAATACTATCTGCATGCCGACGACACCGCGCTCTTTGAGCCGATGCGAGAGCTCGGAGAAACTGTTCAGGAGGGAGCGGTCATCGGCTTCTATCATTACATCGACCGGCTGGACCGCGCACCCGTACCCTTGCACGCCCCGCACAGTGGCCTTCTGTTGTGCACCAATGGCGAGGCATTGGTGCACCGTGATGACACCGTCGCCGTAATCGCGGCCGACTATTGGCGCTAGACGAACCTGCGCTTTTCAGAGCCGCTTCGCGGTGCGGGCGGGCCCGCAGCCGCTCAAGCGGTACTCGAGACGCTACTTTCAGCGGGACTTTTTGCGGGCATGGGCCACAGAACTCTCTCCCGCGAGCGCCCTCTGAAAGCAGAACGCTGCATCGCACAGATGGCGGGGCGTGGCTTTGAGATAACTGCGTGGTTCCTTGCCCCAGATGAACTCTCTGCGTTTTGCGAAATCGTGAGGGTGCACGACTTCCAACTCTATGTAGCACCGTTCAAAGAGGTCATGGAGGTCATGGAGGTCGTGGAGGTCGTGGAGGTCGTGGAAAAAGTGCTCCAGCTATCTTCGACATAACTTCGTTGCTTCCGATGAACCGAGTTGGGCAGCGGAAGCGAGACTGTCAGATAAACACAAGCGCCAGTTCGAGGCGGATTTCTCACGGAGCCTGAAAGAGTATACACGGAGTTGGTAATATCAAAGGCCATCTACTTACAATCGAACATTCAAGCACCATTGCATGGACATCTTTTACTACTGGCAGAAGCTCGAAACAAATCTCAAGCACGGCGAGGTCGGATACTTTGCTTCCAACAACGCGAAGCTCTCGGACCTTGCTGGTCGCTTGCCCAATCGCATCTGGGTGTTCAAGACGCCGAAGGGCAAGAAAGGCTCAATCCAGCTCGTGGGGTCGCTGTTGGTCTGCGATGAGCCATGCGTTGCAGTCAATACTAACTATGCGAACGTGATTTACTACGACCCATTTTCGCCTGAGTCGGTCATCTACGCTGAGTCTGGAACGGCAGAGCGAATCGCTGAAGTGTCAGGACATTTTCAGTACCGATTTCATGCGGCGTTCAGCGCAAATTTTCACGGTGACGCTGGAATACAGGCGCTGGAAGCCAACGTCGTGCGTGAATTGGAAACGATGGTCGGACACTGGCCCAAAGTCCAGATGCTCGAAAAGGTCCAAAAACCTGAGAAGGTGTACCCCATCAATCCTTTTGCTCGACCAGCCCAATAAGGGACGCGAATACGATGAAGCGACGAGCGACAGTTATATGTGAGCGCGAAGGCAACGTACTACTGGTTGCTCGAGAGCGTGGTCGTTGGGCCTTCCCAGGTGGCCGGCAAAAGGCCGGCGAAGAAATTGCGTCGACTGCTATTCGCGAGCTTGAAGAAGAGACGGGATTGCACGTTTCGAGCAGCCACTACCTCTTCCAGTTTCGGGGCTTGCGAACCCGGCACTTCGTCTTCATTGTCAGGCTGCCGGAACATGCGGAGCCGGTGCCGTCGAATGAAATAGCCCGCTGTCAGTGGGTCAAACTGAAAGACCTTGCGAAGTTGGAAGCAAGTATTCCAACCAAGGGCATCGCGGAAATCTTTCTTCGTCAATCCCGCAGCAGCGGGCAACCGCAGGATAAGTCTATCCAGACATTGACAACGTGACCAACACGATGGTGCCTATCATCGCGGTTTGGCCCTTTCTAGCGAGCCACCTATCGTGTTGTCCCGTACCGCCGGGGCCTAGTTAGCCAAAAATAAGTATCCTCTTCTGGGGCACGCAAAGCGCTTCAGTCATTAATGGTGACGACCATTTCACCCGTGGACGCTATGCGCGTCCAAATCCTTCAAAGCTCCAGCCCTCTGAACAAGCGGGTACTTGTGACTTACAAACGGCTTCATGGTTCCACCTTCGAACCCAGTCGTAAGTTAGCTAAGCCGACCACCTATCAAAACCGGAACTGCAAGAATCGGTCTTTGCAGGATTTGTCACGCGCGTACCTGTCGGGCCAAAAAATTTAGTTGAATTCAACGCTCAGGAACAGGCCATGCGGCGTGTCAGGAGACTTCCCTGACCAAACGCGGCGTGTCGCCGCATCTCGCCAGAACTATCCAACCGTTCTGAGACGTCAGCCGCGAACCGCCGCATCCACTGTGTGCGCTGCGCTCGAGGTTCCTGAATCCGACTCGCCCGGCGTTCCAGGCGGTTAGCCGTCCGGCCCGGCTTTTGAAAGGACAACATCATGTTTGTACACAACAAACGGCTTCAATACACGGTGCGCGTTACGGCCCCGAATCCCGGTCTTGCAAATCTGCTGCTTGAGCAGTTCGGCGGCCCCCAAGGCGAGCTCGGCGCAGCCTGCCGATATTTCACTCAAGCTGTTGGGGAAGACGACCCCGGTCGTAAAGACTTACTGTTCGATATTGCAACGGAAGAACTGAGCCATCTGGAAATCATCGGCTCCATCATCGCCATGCTGAACAAGGGGGCTAAAGGGCAACTCGCAGAGGCAGTGGAAAGTGAAGCGGAGCTGTACCGTTCCATGACCGGTGGAGGTAATGATTCGCACACCACCTCACTACTCTATGGCGGCGGACCTGCCTTGATTAACTCTGCAGGCGTACCTTGGTCGGCGGCTTATGTGGATACGATTGGCGAGCCTACGGCCGACCTGCGTTCAAACATCGCGGCCGAAGCCCGGGCCAAGATTGTCTACGAGCGACTGATTAATGTGACGGATGATGCTGGCATCAGGGAGACGCTTGGTTTTCTGATGACACGTGAAATCGCCCATCAGAAATCATTCGAAAAGGCGCTTCATTCCATCCAGCCAAATTTCCCGCAGGGCAAGCTCCCCGGCGTGCCGGAGTTCACAAGCGTGTACTACAACATGTCTAAAGGCGACGACTCCCCGCGCGGTCCGTGGAATGAAGGACCGGACTGGGAATTTGTTGAATCACCGGAGCCGGCTGTCGACGGGGGCGACGGATTAGCGAGCGTCAATGTATCGGGCAACGACGTTGAGGTGCTGAGTGCGATGGCTGCACGCACGGCATCCGATACGGCAATAGACCCTGTAACCGGCGCGGACCTAGGTGCAGGACAGGCTGTTAAATAATCAACTGAGGTCCAATGATGAGGGGCGTTGCTTGTGCCCCTTGTCAATCGGTCATGCTTTCTGGCGCGAAGAACGGGAGGATTCGCTGACGCATGCGGTGTGGGACGTCCCCTCACCAATGTCATCTAGGGCTCAATTGACTTCTCACCTGATGCGCCTACAATGAATTTTGCTGCATTGCAGCAAAGGACCTCCCGGTCCTCGGCGTGTGCTCCATGGTCGAAGGACTGACCGATTACGCACTCGTCGTCTCCCCTTATGGAGCAGTCATGAGCACGCTTATTCCCCAGCACGCGTTCGAAGCCCAAGCAGCAACTATTCAGCAACTGTTCGCATTTTCGACGAAGGCCTTCGAAGGCTTTGAGAAGCTAACGGCGCTAAATCTTCAGGTGTTTAAGGCGACGCTTGCCGAAAATCACGCGCTTGCAGTGAAGGCCATGTCCTCGAGGCCCGACGAGTTATTGGCGCTCTCCGCCAGTCTTGGTAAGCCCACTGCGGAAAAATGTCTGGCATATGGTCGGCACGTACAGGAAATCCTCGCTGATGTTCAGGGCGGACTCACTTCAGCCAGTCAATCACAGACTCAGCGCTATCAGAAAGACGCCCGAGGATTCGTCGCAGACCTCACGAAAGCCGCTTCCTCCGCCGCGGACATAGTTGTAACTGAGTGACAGTCTGCGCCGGCAATAACATGTTCGTTGAAGCGTTGAAGGACTACCCGTTTACGACTGTTTCGGCGACTTCACGAAGGCACGCTGGTTCGCCAGAATGCTTAATAAAAAATAGTGCGTCAGGTCAATTGGCGGTCGCGACTTAACAGGCTCCCGCAGACTTTTGGAACATTGGGGTGCCGGCCATTGGCATTCCCGCTGATGTGGTCTACGAGTATCGCTTCGGACGTGCGACACACTTCAGTCTATTTACCATCGGACGGTCTTGTCGGTTGGCAGGGGTGCGCT
Coding sequences within it:
- a CDS encoding threonine/serine dehydratase, translated to MTNDLFQRIEEAHRAIRPQVAVTPLSHSPMLSKVTGYEVYLKCEHLQLTGSFKFRGASNKVRLLDEATRRNGVLTVSSGNHGQGVALAGKLAGVPVTVYATSSASAIKLDAIRALGAEVITIDDTSLAVELEAGRQAKLKGMTFVSPYNDIDVIAGQGTIGVELSEQARAAGIDLAAVFASVGGGGLISGVGTAIQHLSPETEVIGCWPANSTALYSSLKAGEIIEVEERDTISDGTAGGIEPDTITFGIGQKVISDTDLVTEEEISAAMKLLAQTDRFMVEGAAGVALASLLRLAPRYQGRAVAVVLCGRNIMLNKFIEAVK
- a CDS encoding helix-turn-helix transcriptional regulator translates to MLHAHSAFQKGYVMTRANTSTNGSNHSVKQAKQAPKTGARRANRKISLGPLAPYCAVADGIAMLFPPYTEVVLHNLATQTVVYVANNQSRRELGDDSALDDIEFDDRETVIGPYEKLGWDGRKVRSTSVVVRTEAGEPIGVMCINFHLAALEQAKQALELLVSSTVLQPQPEKLFHDDWQDRVNVFLNHWLQERKLTLSMLTREHKRALVEALHEEGAFKGKSAANYVAKLLSMGRATVFNHLKDLRGNG
- a CDS encoding ABC transporter substrate-binding protein, translating into MRQQALRAVAVFALFMSAFSFSAQAKEFSTIRFGVEAAYPPFESKTATGQLQGFDIDLGNALCAQLKAKCVWVENSFDGLIPALKARKFDAIDSAMNINAKRAEQVDFTVPLYLTPAQLVAKKGSTLQPNAESLAGHKVGVLQGSIQEQYAKQMWAPKNVDVESYQTQDQVYDDLVAGRIEATFVDATAASLGFLNQAHGKDFVFAGHSVNDAKIIGTGVGIGVRKGDHELLDALNGAFAELKRDGTYQQLLKKYFTVDLAVH
- a CDS encoding succinylglutamate desuccinylase/aspartoacylase family protein, which gives rise to MGRLNINWEREGRQAAYLELPSSTNASAWQNLRIPVFYFRGGEGPRTLLIGGSHGDEYESQVALSKLAHGLDPNVVLGSIIIIPSLNLPAALARARLSPLDGGNLNREFPGDARGTVTQRLAHFVTHELVPRVDNVVDLHSGGRTLQFLPCTFIHEQSDAARTDAFLAAAQSFGAPLTVILREDHADVMLDDVVERAGKLMLASELGGSALVTPDTVQLASDGLLRLLKHLGHLSGDHSQPMVAAPSRVVSVPGPEYYLHADDTALFEPMRELGETVQEGAVIGFYHYIDRLDRAPVPLHAPHSGLLLCTNGEALVHRDDTVAVIAADYWR
- a CDS encoding NUDIX hydrolase; translation: MKRRATVICEREGNVLLVARERGRWAFPGGRQKAGEEIASTAIRELEEETGLHVSSSHYLFQFRGLRTRHFVFIVRLPEHAEPVPSNEIARCQWVKLKDLAKLEASIPTKGIAEIFLRQSRSSGQPQDKSIQTLTT
- a CDS encoding manganese catalase family protein; protein product: MFVHNKRLQYTVRVTAPNPGLANLLLEQFGGPQGELGAACRYFTQAVGEDDPGRKDLLFDIATEELSHLEIIGSIIAMLNKGAKGQLAEAVESEAELYRSMTGGGNDSHTTSLLYGGGPALINSAGVPWSAAYVDTIGEPTADLRSNIAAEARAKIVYERLINVTDDAGIRETLGFLMTREIAHQKSFEKALHSIQPNFPQGKLPGVPEFTSVYYNMSKGDDSPRGPWNEGPDWEFVESPEPAVDGGDGLASVNVSGNDVEVLSAMAARTASDTAIDPVTGADLGAGQAVK
- the phaP gene encoding TIGR01841 family phasin (Members of this family are phasins (small proteins associated with inclusions such as PHA granules). Note that several different families of phasins have been named PhaP despite very little sequence similarity to each other.), with the protein product MSTLIPQHAFEAQAATIQQLFAFSTKAFEGFEKLTALNLQVFKATLAENHALAVKAMSSRPDELLALSASLGKPTAEKCLAYGRHVQEILADVQGGLTSASQSQTQRYQKDARGFVADLTKAASSAADIVVTE